A genomic segment from Corythoichthys intestinalis isolate RoL2023-P3 chromosome 2, ASM3026506v1, whole genome shotgun sequence encodes:
- the rnf114 gene encoding E3 ubiquitin-protein ligase RNF114, whose product MAMLGGFSATQHKKNVSDTNGDVSEFLCPVCLEIFDSPVTTQCGHTFCQTCLQKCLRPQKPACAVCRAALGHCTKAVELEALIQSSVAACKGCGAQVGLSQMRTHTGACPKYQEYIEEGVRTTAQSQPAIISPVPNRYTFTCPYCNCQNLDQDGLVEHCTTQHARDSRQVVCPICASMPWGDPNYRSTDFFQHLKIRHTFSYDTFVDYSTDEHTMIQEALQRSLLDN is encoded by the exons ATGGCGATGCTAGGAGGTTTTAGTGCtacacagcacaaaaaaaacgtCTCCGACACGAACGGCGATGTATCAGAATTTCTCTGCCCTGTTTGTCTCGAGATATTTGACAGTCCAGTCACAACACAGTGCGGCCACAC GTTCTGCCAGACTTGTTTGCAGAAATGTTTGCGTCCACAGAAACCCGCGTGTGCTGTGTGCCGAGCTGCGCTAGGCCATTGCACAAAAGCTGTAGAGCTTGAGGCCCTCATCCAATCATCTGTAGCGGCGTGCAAAGGGTGTGGCGCTCAG GTTGGTCTTTCTCAGATGAGAACTCACACAGGAGCTTGTCCAAAATACCAGGAGTACATTGAGGAAGGAGTTAGGACCACTGCTCAAAGCCAGCCTGCTATCATCAG TCCGGTGCCAAATCGTTATACTTTTACCTGCCCTTACTGCAACTGCCAGAATCTTGATCAAGACGGCCTGGTTGAGCACTGCACTACCCAGCATGCCCGCGATTCACGCCAAGTG GTTTGCCCCATTTGTGCTTCGATGCCTTGGGGGGATCCAAACTACAGGAGTACTGACTTCTTCCAGCATCTGAAGATTCGACACACGTTTTCATATGATACTTTTGTT GATTACTCCACTGATGAGCACACGATGATACAGGAGGCTTTACAGCGCTCCCTTCTGGACAACTGA